One window of the Shewanella maritima genome contains the following:
- the hslU gene encoding HslU--HslV peptidase ATPase subunit, whose amino-acid sequence MSEMTPREIVHELDTHIIGQQNAKRSVAVALRNRWRRMQLEPDLRQEVTPKNILMIGPTGVGKTEIARRLAKLANAPFIKVEATKFTEVGYVGKEVEQIIRDLTDSAVKMTREQQMKKCRFRAEEQAEERILDALLPKPKSEWDADNKDDSNTRQIFRKKLREGQLDDKEIEIDIAAPQIGVEIMSPPGMEEMTNQLQGLFQNMGGQNTTKRKKMKIKDAFKQLVEDEAAKLVNQEDLKEQAIDLVEQNGIVFLDEIDKICKRGDTSGPDVSREGVQRDLLPLVEGCTVNTKHGMVKTDHILFIASGAFQMSKPSDLIAELQGRLPIRVELDALSAGDFERILTEPHASLTEQYVALMGTEGVTIEFAESGIKRIAEAAWQVNERTENIGARRLHTVMEKLMEEISYEASDKSGSAFVIDDKYVNEHLDLLVQDEDLSRFIL is encoded by the coding sequence ATGTCTGAAATGACACCTCGCGAAATTGTCCACGAGCTGGACACGCACATTATCGGTCAACAAAATGCCAAGCGCTCAGTTGCAGTAGCACTGCGTAACCGCTGGCGTCGCATGCAGCTTGAGCCAGACTTGCGCCAAGAAGTGACCCCAAAAAACATTCTTATGATTGGCCCAACCGGTGTAGGTAAAACTGAAATTGCCCGCCGCCTAGCTAAGCTTGCTAACGCGCCATTCATTAAAGTTGAAGCCACCAAGTTCACCGAAGTGGGCTACGTAGGTAAAGAAGTTGAGCAAATCATTCGCGACCTTACTGACTCAGCGGTAAAAATGACCCGCGAGCAGCAAATGAAGAAGTGCCGCTTCCGCGCTGAAGAACAAGCAGAAGAGCGTATTCTTGATGCCCTACTGCCAAAGCCTAAGAGCGAGTGGGACGCTGACAACAAAGATGACTCAAACACTCGTCAAATCTTCCGTAAGAAATTACGCGAAGGTCAGCTAGATGACAAAGAAATCGAAATTGATATCGCTGCGCCGCAAATTGGCGTTGAGATCATGTCGCCTCCAGGCATGGAAGAAATGACCAACCAGCTTCAAGGTCTATTCCAAAACATGGGCGGTCAAAACACCACTAAACGCAAGAAGATGAAAATCAAAGATGCGTTTAAACAACTGGTTGAAGACGAAGCGGCCAAGCTAGTCAACCAAGAAGATCTTAAAGAACAAGCTATCGATTTAGTTGAGCAAAACGGGATCGTGTTCTTAGACGAAATCGACAAAATCTGTAAGCGTGGCGACACCTCTGGTCCAGATGTATCACGCGAAGGTGTACAACGCGACCTACTACCACTAGTAGAAGGCTGCACCGTTAATACTAAGCACGGTATGGTTAAAACTGACCACATCTTGTTTATCGCCTCTGGTGCGTTCCAAATGTCTAAGCCATCAGACTTAATCGCTGAGCTGCAAGGTCGTCTGCCAATTCGTGTTGAGCTAGACGCCCTGAGCGCAGGAGATTTTGAGCGTATTCTTACCGAGCCTCACGCATCATTAACCGAGCAATATGTCGCATTAATGGGTACCGAGGGCGTAACCATTGAGTTTGCCGAGTCTGGCATTAAGCGTATTGCAGAAGCTGCATGGCAAGTGAACGAGCGCACTGAAAATATTGGTGCCCGCCGCCTGCACACGGTAATGGAAAAGCTGATGGAAGAGATCTCATATGAGGCCTCTGACAAGTCTGGCAGCGCATTTGTGATTGACGACAAGTACGTCAATGAGCATCTTGATCTGCTAGTACAAGATGAAGACCTAAGCCGCTTCATTCTGTAA
- a CDS encoding gamma-butyrobetaine hydroxylase-like domain-containing protein yields the protein MTTPNVSGIKLKRKSRMLEVTFDNGEVFNISCEMLRVHSPSAEVQRHGNPILVTHKKNVNINAIEPVGNYSVKLVFDDGHDTGLFSWKILYELGSQQVEIWERYLARLRAEKGSREPLIDMAVQYSS from the coding sequence ATGACCACACCTAATGTCTCAGGCATAAAACTCAAGCGTAAATCACGCATGTTAGAAGTCACCTTTGATAACGGTGAGGTATTCAACATCAGCTGCGAAATGCTGCGAGTGCACTCTCCATCAGCCGAAGTGCAGCGCCACGGCAATCCTATTTTGGTCACCCACAAGAAGAATGTGAACATCAACGCTATTGAACCAGTGGGCAATTACTCAGTAAAGCTAGTGTTTGATGACGGCCATGACACCGGCTTATTCTCGTGGAAGATTTTGTACGAGCTAGGCAGTCAACAAGTCGAAATCTGGGAGCGTTATCTGGCACGTTTACGTGCTGAGAAAGGCTCACGTGAGCCGCTTATTGATATGGCAGTACAGTATAGTTCTTAG
- the hslV gene encoding ATP-dependent protease subunit HslV, with protein MTTIVSVRRNNQVVIAGDGQVSLGNTVMKGNARKVRRLYNNKVLAGFAGGTADAFTLFERFETKLEMHQGHLLKSAVELAKDWRTDKMLRNLEAMLIVADTEASLIITGNGDVVQPEHDIVAIGSGGNFAHASALALIQNTELTAREIAEKSLTIAGDICVYSNQHKTIEQIDY; from the coding sequence GTGACTACAATCGTATCCGTACGCCGCAATAATCAAGTTGTCATCGCAGGCGATGGCCAAGTTTCCCTCGGCAATACTGTCATGAAAGGCAATGCACGTAAGGTGCGTCGTCTATATAACAACAAGGTGCTAGCAGGTTTTGCTGGCGGCACCGCAGATGCATTCACCTTATTTGAACGCTTTGAAACCAAGCTAGAAATGCATCAAGGCCACTTACTTAAATCAGCGGTTGAGCTAGCCAAAGACTGGCGCACAGACAAAATGCTGCGCAACCTAGAAGCCATGCTGATTGTCGCCGACACTGAAGCATCATTAATCATCACAGGTAATGGTGACGTAGTACAACCTGAGCACGACATTGTCGCTATTGGCTCAGGCGGCAACTTTGCCCACGCATCCGCACTGGCTTTAATTCAAAACACTGAGTTAACAGCCCGTGAGATTGCTGAAAAATCGCTAACCATTGCAGGCGATATATGCGTGTACTCGAACCAGCACAAAACGATTGAACAAATCGACTACTAA